DNA sequence from the Camelina sativa cultivar DH55 unplaced genomic scaffold, Cs unpScaffold05723, whole genome shotgun sequence genome:
GTGTGTGTGTTCACAAGGAATCATCATCTAACAGCCTCAGGTGCAGAATTGCAGTAGGGCGTGTGCAAGCACACGAGTCTCGTGAAAGTCAGACACACAACAGCACACGCTAGTCCCAGCACCATCCCCACACTGCCTTTCCTTCTCTCTAACCTCACCGCTCTCTTAATCACCTGCCAGAAGCTGGGCAGTAATCCACCGCATGCCACCACCATTACGTGGTCCAGTCCACTGTAATCTATCCCGGCTAATATGGATCCTATGGCTGATATGGGTCCAACAAATCCTATCAAAGCAGCTGCTGCAAGAGCTGCGTGCCAACTGTCAGTAGCCCCAAAGACACAGCTTGCAACCGCTGTCCCTCTAGGAAGCCCGTGTAGGGAAACCGGGAGTACCATGTGTCTGCCAAGTCCATAAGCATTTGGAGCAGCTACCCCAAGAGCAAGCCCCTCGGCTAGTGCATGGAACCCAACCGCTCCACATGCTAATAATGATTGGAGTGTTATCACACT
Encoded proteins:
- the LOC109131822 gene encoding putative zinc transporter At3g08650, whose amino-acid sequence is INPVTNFPTSVITLQSLLACGAVGFHALAEGLALGVAAPNAYGLGRHMVLPVSLHGLPRGTAVASCVFGATDSWHAALAAAALIGFVGPISAIGSILAGIDYSGLDHVMVVACGGLLPSFWQVIKRAVRLERRKGSVGMVLGLACAVVCLTFTRLVCLHTPYCNSAPEAVR